In a genomic window of Enterobacter asburiae:
- the thiF gene encoding thiazole biosynthesis adenylyltransferase ThiF, with product MNDRDFMRYSRQILLEDIAIDGQQKLLASRVLIVGLGGLGAPAALYLAGAGVGTLVLADDDEVHLSNLQRQILFTTDDVNQPKAQVTRQRLNQLNPDIELIALQTRLSGEHLQREVALADVVLDCTDNMATRQAINAACVAENTPLITASAVGFGGQMMVLTPPWAQGCYRCLWPDDAEPARNCRTAGVLGPVVGVMGTLQALEAIKLLSGMETERNTLRLFDARSSGWRHLALHRASRCPVCGGRDAHSV from the coding sequence ATGAATGACCGCGATTTTATGCGCTACAGCCGTCAGATCCTGCTGGAAGATATCGCCATCGACGGGCAGCAAAAGCTGCTCGCCAGCCGGGTGCTGATTGTTGGCCTGGGAGGATTAGGCGCGCCCGCCGCGCTCTATCTGGCCGGTGCGGGCGTGGGCACGCTGGTGCTGGCCGATGACGACGAAGTGCACCTCAGCAACCTGCAGCGGCAAATCCTCTTCACGACAGACGATGTCAACCAGCCTAAAGCGCAGGTTACGCGCCAGAGGCTGAATCAGCTCAACCCCGATATCGAACTGATTGCACTTCAGACGCGGCTGAGCGGTGAACATTTGCAGCGTGAAGTCGCCCTTGCCGACGTGGTGCTGGACTGCACCGACAATATGGCGACGCGTCAGGCCATTAACGCCGCCTGCGTGGCAGAGAATACGCCGCTGATCACCGCCAGCGCGGTGGGGTTCGGCGGGCAGATGATGGTCCTAACGCCGCCGTGGGCGCAGGGCTGCTACCGTTGCCTGTGGCCGGACGATGCCGAGCCAGCGCGCAACTGCCGCACGGCGGGTGTGCTTGGTCCGGTGGTGGGCGTGATGGGCACGCTGCAGGCGCTGGAGGCCATCAAGCTGCTCAGCGGCATGGAGACGGAGCGCAACACGCTGCGCCTGTTCGACGCCCGCTCCAGCGGCTGGCGCCATCTGGCGCTACACCGCGCCAGCCGCTGCCCGGTATGCGGAGGCCGCGATGCGCATTCTGTTTAA
- the thiH gene encoding 2-iminoacetate synthase ThiH, giving the protein MSTFTERWRELNWDDIALRINSKTAADVERALNARHLTREDLMALLSPAASAYLEPMAQRAQRLTRQRFGNTVSFYVPLYLSNLCANDCTYCGFSMSNRIKRKTLDEEEIARECAAIREMGFEHLLLVTGEHQGKVGMDYFRQHLPAIRREFASLQMEVQPLSQDEYAELKTLGLDGVMVYQETYHETTYARHHLKGKKQDFFFRLETPDRLGRAGIDKIGLGALIGLSDSWRVDCYMVAEHLLWLQQHYWQTRYSISFPRLRPCAGGIEPASLMDERQLVQTICAFRLLAPEVELSLSTRESPAFRDRVIPLAINNVSAFSKTQPGGYADDHPELEQFAPHDGRRPETVAAALTAQGLQPVWKDWDSWLGRASQ; this is encoded by the coding sequence ATGAGCACGTTTACCGAGCGCTGGCGCGAGCTTAACTGGGACGACATTGCCCTGCGCATCAACAGCAAAACGGCGGCTGACGTGGAACGCGCGCTGAATGCCCGTCATTTGACCCGTGAGGATCTGATGGCCCTGCTCTCTCCGGCAGCCAGCGCCTACCTTGAACCGATGGCACAGCGCGCTCAGCGCCTCACCCGGCAACGGTTTGGCAACACGGTAAGCTTCTACGTCCCGCTCTATCTTTCGAACCTGTGCGCCAACGACTGTACCTACTGTGGTTTCTCCATGAGCAACCGCATCAAGCGGAAAACGCTCGATGAAGAGGAGATCGCACGCGAGTGTGCCGCCATTCGTGAAATGGGGTTTGAGCATCTTCTGCTGGTTACGGGCGAGCATCAGGGGAAAGTGGGAATGGACTACTTCCGTCAGCATCTTCCGGCGATACGTCGGGAGTTTGCGTCGTTGCAGATGGAGGTTCAGCCCCTGTCGCAGGACGAGTATGCAGAGTTAAAAACGCTCGGGCTGGACGGGGTCATGGTCTATCAGGAAACTTACCACGAGACGACGTACGCCCGGCATCACCTGAAGGGGAAGAAGCAGGATTTCTTCTTCCGGCTGGAAACGCCGGACAGGCTGGGCCGTGCCGGGATCGACAAAATCGGGCTGGGGGCGCTAATTGGGCTTTCAGACAGCTGGCGGGTTGATTGCTACATGGTGGCAGAACATCTGCTGTGGCTGCAGCAACACTACTGGCAAACCCGATACTCCATCTCCTTCCCGCGCCTTCGCCCCTGCGCAGGAGGCATTGAACCGGCTTCGCTGATGGATGAGCGCCAGCTGGTGCAGACCATCTGCGCGTTTCGCCTGCTCGCCCCGGAAGTAGAATTATCGCTCTCAACACGTGAGTCCCCGGCGTTTCGCGATCGCGTCATTCCCCTTGCGATTAACAACGTCAGCGCGTTTTCCAAAACGCAGCCGGGCGGGTATGCAGACGACCATCCGGAGCTGGAGCAGTTTGCACCGCATGACGGACGGCGTCCAGAAACCGTTGCCGCCGCCCTGACGGCACAGGGTCTGCAGCCTGTCTGGAAAGACTGGGACAGCTGGCTGGGAAGAGCCTCGCAATGA
- the hemE gene encoding uroporphyrinogen decarboxylase, which translates to MTELKNDRYLRALLRQPVDVTPVWMMRQAGRYLPEYKATRAQAGDFMSLCKNAELACEVTLQPLRRFPLDAAILFSDILTIPDAMGLGLYFETGEGPRFTSPIKSKADVDKLPIPDPEGELGYVMNAVRTIRRELKGEVPLIGFSGSPWTLATYMVEGGSSKAFTMIKKMMYAEPLALHALLDKLAKSVTLYLNAQIKAGAQSVMIFDTWGGVLTGRDYQQFSLYYMHKIVDGLLRENEGRRVPVTLFTKGGGQWLEAMAATGCDALGLDWTTDIAEARRRVGDKVALQGNMDPSMLYAPPARIEEEVSTILSGFGQGEGHVFNLGHGIHQDVPPEHAGVFVEAVHRLSAQYHK; encoded by the coding sequence ATGACCGAACTGAAGAACGATCGTTATCTGCGTGCGCTGCTGCGCCAGCCCGTTGATGTCACCCCGGTGTGGATGATGCGCCAGGCGGGACGCTATCTGCCAGAGTACAAAGCCACGCGCGCACAGGCGGGTGATTTTATGTCGCTGTGCAAAAACGCCGAGCTGGCCTGTGAAGTAACGCTCCAGCCGCTGCGCCGCTTCCCGCTGGATGCCGCCATTCTCTTTTCGGACATTCTCACCATTCCGGACGCCATGGGCCTTGGGCTCTATTTTGAAACCGGCGAAGGCCCGCGCTTCACCTCCCCTATCAAAAGCAAAGCCGACGTGGATAAGCTGCCGATCCCCGATCCGGAAGGCGAGCTGGGCTACGTGATGAACGCCGTACGCACCATTCGCCGTGAGCTGAAAGGTGAAGTGCCGCTGATTGGCTTCTCCGGCAGCCCGTGGACGCTGGCGACCTATATGGTTGAAGGGGGCAGCAGCAAAGCCTTCACCATGATTAAAAAGATGATGTACGCCGAGCCGCTGGCCCTGCATGCGCTGCTCGACAAGCTGGCGAAGAGTGTCACCCTCTATCTGAACGCGCAGATTAAAGCGGGCGCGCAGTCGGTGATGATTTTCGATACCTGGGGCGGCGTGCTGACCGGGCGCGATTATCAGCAGTTCTCCCTGTACTACATGCACAAAATCGTCGACGGCCTGCTGCGTGAAAACGAAGGCCGTCGCGTGCCGGTGACGCTGTTCACCAAAGGTGGCGGCCAGTGGCTGGAAGCGATGGCGGCAACCGGCTGCGACGCGCTGGGCCTCGACTGGACCACCGATATCGCCGAAGCGCGCCGTCGCGTGGGCGACAAAGTGGCGCTGCAGGGCAATATGGATCCGTCCATGCTCTATGCGCCGCCAGCCCGCATTGAAGAAGAAGTGTCGACTATACTGTCTGGTTTCGGCCAGGGTGAAGGCCACGTGTTTAACCTCGGCCACGGCATCCATCAGGATGTGCCGCCAGAACACGCAGGCGTATTTGTGGAGGCGGTGCATAGGCTTTCAGCCCAGTATCACAAGTAA
- a CDS encoding sensor domain-containing diguanylate cyclase, translating to MALHSKKLSFTRPIMLSFAGILCSFALIAVVVTLSQQKDFLEDYHKINGNFTHNLAVNYTESILRENDYILGRSAIYFARDDKLNETLNLNPTQGLQMMMHLQNLMPTVSSISLADTQGHYLRAPEVLPTEKSKTFDPRTRPWFVAQAEASIFSHYTRPYMDYFTGHPTVTVYKPLISPEGRLKGTLAFHLDLTSMGYTLRQMVAPVQGEFFVVERDGAVVLHPDTGALFKQYVSEALMDKMTSGEGHLYDKKTNAWYYYYSFTNPDWFVIYRVSGATLTDITRHETTIVGWGFALAAIIIILFGLYLRHASRTVLMTIINAIKTGDVSQAPRLEAMLSHTIQSNKEREMAYVRQATHDALTGCKNRRAFDSDVEELLSAHQPFAMALVDIDNFKSINDTWGHLSGDIVLRNVAREGIQIMQPHHVSVYRYGGEEFAVIFQAEQIAAAFSLLDAWRTAVERRAWREENLHVTFSAGLGEWHFEPLEQFVESVDSALYSAKRQGKNRIIRTAIS from the coding sequence ATGGCACTTCACAGCAAAAAGCTCTCTTTTACCCGGCCAATCATGCTTAGCTTCGCGGGGATCCTGTGCAGTTTTGCGCTGATCGCAGTCGTGGTCACGCTTTCGCAACAAAAGGATTTTCTTGAGGACTATCATAAGATTAATGGGAATTTTACCCATAACCTTGCGGTGAACTACACCGAGTCTATCCTGCGTGAAAATGACTATATTCTGGGACGCTCCGCCATCTACTTTGCGCGCGACGACAAGCTAAACGAGACCCTCAACCTTAACCCGACGCAAGGTCTGCAGATGATGATGCATTTGCAGAATCTGATGCCGACCGTGTCATCCATCTCGCTGGCAGACACGCAGGGACATTATCTGCGCGCGCCGGAAGTGCTCCCCACGGAGAAGAGCAAAACTTTCGATCCCCGGACGCGGCCGTGGTTTGTCGCCCAGGCTGAAGCCAGTATCTTTAGCCACTATACCCGCCCCTATATGGATTACTTCACCGGCCACCCAACGGTAACAGTCTATAAGCCGTTAATTTCACCAGAAGGCCGCCTTAAGGGCACGCTCGCGTTTCATCTTGATTTGACGTCAATGGGCTACACCCTGCGTCAGATGGTCGCCCCTGTTCAGGGGGAATTCTTCGTCGTCGAACGTGATGGCGCCGTCGTGCTGCACCCTGATACTGGCGCGCTCTTCAAACAGTACGTGAGCGAAGCGCTGATGGACAAAATGACCAGCGGCGAAGGCCATCTCTACGACAAGAAAACCAACGCCTGGTATTACTACTACTCTTTCACAAACCCGGACTGGTTTGTTATCTACCGGGTCTCTGGCGCAACGCTTACCGATATTACCCGCCACGAAACGACGATCGTAGGCTGGGGTTTCGCGCTGGCGGCCATCATTATCATTCTCTTCGGCCTCTATCTGCGCCATGCCTCACGTACCGTGCTGATGACCATTATCAACGCGATCAAAACGGGCGATGTCAGCCAGGCACCGCGTCTGGAAGCGATGCTGAGCCACACCATCCAGTCCAATAAAGAGCGTGAGATGGCATATGTCCGCCAGGCCACTCACGATGCGCTGACGGGCTGCAAAAACCGCCGTGCGTTCGATAGCGATGTAGAGGAATTATTAAGCGCCCACCAGCCTTTCGCGATGGCGCTGGTTGATATTGATAACTTCAAGTCAATTAACGACACGTGGGGACACCTGAGCGGTGATATCGTCCTGCGTAACGTGGCGCGTGAGGGGATCCAGATAATGCAGCCCCACCACGTCTCGGTCTACCGCTACGGTGGCGAAGAGTTCGCGGTAATCTTCCAGGCCGAGCAGATCGCTGCCGCATTCTCATTGCTTGATGCATGGCGCACCGCCGTTGAAAGGCGCGCCTGGCGGGAAGAAAACCTGCACGTAACGTTCAGTGCGGGTCTCGGTGAATGGCACTTCGAACCGCTGGAACAATTTGTCGAAAGCGTTGATAGTGCCCTCTACAGCGCGAAACGGCAGGGTAAAAACCGCATTATCCGAACAGCCATCAGCTAA
- a CDS encoding Rsd/AlgQ family anti-sigma factor, whose product MLNQLESLTERVGGSNTLVDRWLHVRKHLLVAYYNLVGLKPGKESFMRLNEKALDDFCQSLVDYLSDGHFNIYERIIREMEGTNPCLAASKLCPLLEANTQQIMDYYDSTLENAIDHDNYLEFQQALSDLGEALEERFTLEDKLIALALDNGLDVSHEDNVVRPA is encoded by the coding sequence ATGTTAAACCAGCTAGAAAGCCTGACGGAGCGCGTTGGAGGAAGTAACACACTGGTGGATCGCTGGCTACATGTACGCAAGCATCTCCTCGTGGCGTATTACAATCTGGTCGGTCTTAAGCCTGGCAAAGAATCCTTTATGCGGCTGAACGAAAAAGCGCTGGATGATTTTTGTCAGAGCCTGGTCGACTACCTTTCCGACGGCCATTTCAACATTTATGAACGTATTATCCGCGAAATGGAAGGCACAAATCCCTGTTTAGCGGCCAGCAAACTTTGTCCACTACTGGAAGCCAATACCCAGCAGATTATGGATTACTACGATTCCACGCTCGAGAATGCCATCGATCACGATAATTATCTTGAGTTCCAGCAGGCGCTTTCCGACCTTGGCGAAGCGCTGGAAGAGCGATTCACGCTGGAAGATAAGCTGATCGCCCTCGCCCTGGATAACGGCCTGGACGTCAGCCACGAAGATAACGTCGTGCGCCCGGCTTGA
- the thiS gene encoding sulfur carrier protein ThiS, with protein sequence MRILFNDEPMSCDDGLTVAVLLDKLRQLKPGTALALNQQILPREQWEHQQVNEGDQILLFQVIAGG encoded by the coding sequence ATGCGCATTCTGTTTAACGATGAGCCGATGAGCTGCGACGACGGGCTTACCGTTGCCGTACTGCTCGATAAATTACGCCAGCTTAAGCCGGGAACGGCGCTGGCGCTCAATCAACAGATCCTGCCGCGCGAGCAGTGGGAACATCAGCAGGTCAATGAAGGCGACCAGATCCTGCTGTTTCAGGTTATCGCAGGGGGCTGA
- the nudC gene encoding NAD(+) diphosphatase, protein MDRIIEKSDLGWWIVSHEQKLWLPGGEIPYGAAETFDLVGLPALRIGEWQGEPVWLIQQARRQDMGSVRQVLDLDAGLFQLAGRGVQLAEFYRSHKYCGYCGHTMHPSKTEWALLCGHCRERYYPQIAPCIIVAIRREDSILLAQHTRHRNGIHTVLAGFVEVGETLEQAVAREVMEESGIKVKNLRYVTSQPWPFPMSLMTAFMAEYDSGEIVIDQKELLEANWYRYDDLPLLPPPGTVARRLIEDTVAMCRAEYE, encoded by the coding sequence ATGGATCGTATTATTGAAAAATCAGATCTGGGTTGGTGGATCGTCAGTCACGAACAGAAGTTGTGGCTGCCCGGTGGAGAAATACCCTACGGTGCGGCAGAAACGTTCGATCTCGTGGGCCTGCCTGCGCTCAGGATCGGCGAGTGGCAGGGTGAGCCCGTATGGTTGATCCAACAAGCGCGTCGTCAGGATATGGGATCCGTTCGCCAGGTGCTTGATCTGGATGCGGGACTGTTCCAGCTCGCGGGGCGGGGCGTGCAGCTGGCGGAGTTTTATCGCTCGCACAAATACTGCGGCTATTGCGGGCATACCATGCACCCAAGCAAAACCGAGTGGGCGCTGCTCTGCGGCCACTGCCGTGAACGTTATTATCCGCAGATCGCGCCGTGCATCATCGTCGCTATCCGTCGGGAAGATTCCATCCTGCTGGCGCAGCATACCCGCCATCGCAACGGCATTCATACCGTCCTCGCCGGGTTCGTCGAGGTGGGCGAAACGCTGGAGCAGGCGGTAGCGCGCGAGGTGATGGAAGAGAGCGGAATCAAGGTGAAAAACCTGCGCTACGTCACCTCGCAGCCGTGGCCGTTCCCGATGTCGCTGATGACGGCGTTTATGGCTGAATATGATAGCGGCGAGATCGTTATCGACCAGAAAGAGCTGCTGGAGGCAAACTGGTATCGTTATGACGATCTGCCTCTTTTACCCCCACCGGGTACGGTGGCGCGTCGGCTGATAGAAGATACCGTGGCGATGTGTCGGGCCGAGTATGAGTAG
- the thiG gene encoding thiazole synthase, with protein MKATRSCCFRLSQGADMLRIADKVFDSHLFTGTGKFASPQLMVDAIRESGSQLVTLALKRVDLRHHSDAILAPLLEAGVTLLPNTSGAKTAEEAIFAAQLAREALGTRWLKLEIHPDARWLLPDPIETLKAAEKLVQQGFTVLPYCGADPVLCKRLEEVGCAAVMPLGAPIGSNQGLETRAMLEIIIEQATVPVVVDAGIGVPSHAAQALEMGADAVLVNTAIAVADDPVMMARAFRLAVEAGVLARESGPGSRSFQAQATSPLTGFLEALS; from the coding sequence ATGAAGGCGACCAGATCCTGCTGTTTCAGGTTATCGCAGGGGGCTGATATGTTACGTATTGCCGATAAAGTCTTTGATTCGCATCTGTTTACCGGAACCGGAAAATTCGCCTCGCCACAGCTGATGGTGGATGCCATTCGCGAAAGCGGCAGCCAGCTGGTGACGCTGGCGCTTAAGCGCGTGGATCTGCGTCATCACAGCGATGCCATTCTTGCACCGTTGCTTGAAGCTGGCGTCACGCTGCTGCCTAACACCTCCGGCGCCAAAACGGCCGAAGAGGCGATTTTCGCCGCACAGCTGGCGCGGGAAGCGCTCGGCACCCGCTGGCTGAAGCTGGAAATTCACCCGGATGCCCGCTGGCTGCTGCCCGACCCGATCGAGACGCTGAAAGCGGCAGAAAAGCTGGTGCAGCAGGGGTTTACCGTTCTGCCTTACTGCGGCGCGGATCCCGTGTTGTGTAAGCGTCTGGAAGAGGTCGGCTGCGCCGCCGTCATGCCCCTGGGCGCCCCCATTGGCTCCAATCAGGGGCTGGAAACCCGCGCAATGCTGGAGATCATCATCGAGCAGGCGACCGTGCCGGTGGTGGTGGATGCGGGCATCGGCGTTCCCAGCCACGCCGCGCAGGCGCTGGAGATGGGTGCCGACGCGGTGCTGGTGAATACCGCGATTGCGGTAGCTGACGATCCGGTGATGATGGCGCGCGCGTTCCGTCTTGCCGTGGAGGCTGGCGTGCTGGCCAGAGAATCAGGTCCCGGCTCACGCAGTTTCCAGGCACAGGCTACCAGCCCGCTGACCGGTTTTCTGGAGGCGCTCTCATGA
- the thiE gene encoding thiamine phosphate synthase, with protein sequence MYQPDFPSVPFRLGLYPVVDSVEWIERLLEAGVRTLQLRIKDKRDEEVEADVVAAITLGRRYDARLFINDYWRLAIKHQAYGVHLGQEDLETTDLNAIRQAGLRLGVSTHDDMEIDVALTARPSYIALGHVFPTQTKQMPSAPQGLTQLASHVKRLADYPTVAIGGISLERAPAVLETGVGSIAVVSAITQAADWRSATEQLLQLTGAGNE encoded by the coding sequence ATGTACCAGCCTGATTTCCCCTCCGTGCCCTTCCGTTTAGGGCTCTATCCGGTGGTGGACAGCGTGGAGTGGATCGAACGCCTGCTTGAGGCCGGCGTTCGCACCCTCCAGCTGCGCATCAAGGATAAGCGCGATGAAGAGGTAGAGGCCGATGTGGTCGCCGCCATCACGCTGGGACGCCGTTACGACGCGCGTCTGTTTATCAACGATTACTGGCGACTGGCGATTAAGCACCAGGCGTATGGTGTCCATTTGGGTCAGGAGGACCTGGAAACCACCGATTTGAACGCCATCCGCCAGGCTGGCCTGCGCCTTGGCGTTTCAACACACGATGACATGGAGATCGACGTGGCGCTGACGGCCCGCCCCTCTTACATCGCGCTGGGTCACGTCTTCCCGACGCAAACCAAGCAGATGCCCTCGGCGCCGCAGGGGCTGACGCAGCTGGCGAGTCACGTTAAGCGCCTTGCCGATTACCCGACCGTCGCTATTGGCGGAATCAGCCTTGAACGCGCCCCGGCAGTGCTGGAGACCGGCGTCGGCAGTATCGCCGTCGTCAGCGCCATCACCCAGGCGGCAGACTGGCGGTCCGCCACCGAACAGCTTTTACAGCTGACAGGAGCTGGCAATGAATGA
- a CDS encoding PTS sugar transporter subunit IIB, producing MKNIVLCCAAGMSTSMLVQRMKDAAQKKGVEVTIKAVPVAEFKDNIATADIVLLGPQVKYEQAKLQAQADPLGKKVAVIDMMDYGMMKGDAVLEKALKLLES from the coding sequence ATGAAGAACATCGTTTTATGCTGTGCAGCGGGAATGTCAACCAGCATGCTGGTTCAACGTATGAAAGACGCCGCGCAGAAAAAAGGGGTTGAAGTCACCATTAAAGCCGTTCCGGTTGCGGAGTTTAAAGACAACATCGCGACGGCCGACATCGTATTGCTGGGGCCACAGGTTAAATACGAGCAGGCTAAACTGCAGGCGCAGGCCGACCCGCTGGGCAAAAAGGTCGCGGTGATCGACATGATGGATTACGGCATGATGAAAGGCGATGCCGTACTGGAAAAAGCGCTCAAGCTGCTGGAGTCATAA
- a CDS encoding PTS lactose/cellobiose transporter subunit IIA encodes MDDLETTIMELLVNAGAARSAALTALQMARKGEFDEAEKAMEESREYVKHAHTIQTQLIGLDEGTGKLPVNLITVHSQDHLMNAMVIQDLAGDMIELYRRIPLVN; translated from the coding sequence ATGGACGACTTAGAAACCACGATCATGGAACTGCTGGTCAATGCAGGTGCGGCACGCAGCGCGGCCCTGACGGCCCTGCAGATGGCGCGTAAAGGTGAGTTTGACGAAGCTGAGAAAGCGATGGAAGAGTCGCGCGAATATGTGAAGCACGCGCATACGATCCAAACGCAGCTTATCGGCCTTGACGAAGGGACCGGGAAACTGCCGGTTAACCTGATCACCGTTCATTCTCAGGACCACCTGATGAACGCGATGGTTATTCAGGATCTGGCGGGCGATATGATTGAGCTTTATCGACGCATCCCGCTAGTGAATTAA
- the thiC gene encoding phosphomethylpyrimidine synthase ThiC yields the protein MSIAKLTRREQREHAQRFIDTLEGTAFPNSKRIYITGSQADIRVPMREIQLSPTLIGGSKENPQYEDNEAVPVYDTSGPYGDPDVAINVQQGLAKLRQPWIDARNDCEELSVRSSAYTKERLADDGLDELRFTGLLTPKRARAGKCVTQLHYARQGIVTPEMEFIAIRENMGRERIRSEILRHQHPGEGFGARLPENITPEFVRDEVAAGRAIIPANINHPESEPMIIGRNFLVKVNANIGNSAVTSSIEEEVEKLVWSTRWGADTVMDLSTGRYIHETREWILRNSPVPIGTVPIYQALEKVNGIAENLTWEAFRDTLLEQAEQGVDYFTIHAGVLLRYVPMTAKRLTGIVSRGGSIMAKWCLSHHQENFLYERFREICEICAAYDVSLSLGDGLRPGSIRDANDEAQFAELHTLGELTKIAWEYDVQVMIEGPGHVPMQMIRRNMTEELEHCHEAPFYTLGPLTTDIAPGYDHFTSGIGAAMIGWFGCAMLCYVTPKEHLGLPNKEDVKQGLITYKIAAHAADLAKGHPGAQIRDNAMSKARFEFRWEDQFNLALDPFTARAYHDETLPQESGKVAHFCSMCGPKFCSMKISQEVRDYAAAQTIEVGMADMSETFRAKGGEIYLKKEEA from the coding sequence ATGTCTATCGCTAAATTGACCCGTCGCGAACAGCGCGAACACGCCCAACGCTTCATCGATACCCTGGAAGGGACCGCCTTCCCAAACTCGAAACGTATCTACATCACCGGCTCGCAGGCCGATATCCGCGTGCCGATGCGTGAAATCCAGCTTAGCCCGACGCTTATTGGCGGCAGCAAAGAGAACCCGCAGTACGAAGACAACGAAGCCGTGCCGGTGTATGACACCTCAGGCCCGTACGGTGACCCTGATGTTGCCATCAATGTCCAGCAGGGCCTGGCAAAGCTACGCCAGCCGTGGATTGACGCGCGTAACGACTGCGAAGAGCTGAGCGTGCGCAGCTCTGCGTATACCAAAGAACGTCTGGCCGACGACGGTCTGGACGAGCTGCGCTTTACCGGCCTGCTGACGCCAAAACGCGCCAGAGCGGGCAAATGCGTGACCCAGTTGCACTATGCGCGCCAGGGCATCGTCACGCCGGAGATGGAGTTCATCGCCATCCGTGAAAACATGGGCCGTGAGCGCATCCGCAGCGAAATATTGCGCCACCAGCATCCGGGCGAAGGCTTTGGCGCTCGCCTGCCGGAAAACATCACGCCAGAGTTTGTGCGCGACGAAGTGGCCGCAGGCCGCGCTATTATCCCCGCCAACATTAACCATCCGGAATCCGAGCCGATGATTATCGGCCGTAACTTCCTGGTGAAGGTCAATGCCAACATCGGCAACTCGGCGGTGACGTCATCCATCGAAGAAGAGGTGGAAAAGCTGGTCTGGTCAACGCGCTGGGGCGCGGATACGGTAATGGATCTTTCTACTGGCCGCTACATCCACGAAACCCGCGAATGGATCCTGCGTAACAGCCCGGTGCCGATCGGTACCGTCCCGATTTATCAGGCGCTGGAGAAGGTCAACGGCATCGCCGAAAACCTCACCTGGGAAGCGTTCCGCGACACGCTGCTGGAGCAGGCGGAACAGGGTGTGGACTACTTCACCATTCACGCAGGCGTGCTGCTGCGCTATGTGCCGATGACGGCGAAGCGTCTGACCGGCATCGTCTCGCGCGGCGGTTCCATTATGGCGAAGTGGTGCCTGTCCCATCATCAGGAAAACTTCCTCTACGAGCGCTTCCGCGAGATCTGCGAAATCTGCGCCGCCTATGACGTCTCGCTGTCGCTGGGCGACGGCCTGCGTCCGGGCTCAATTCGCGACGCCAACGACGAAGCGCAGTTTGCCGAGCTGCACACGCTGGGCGAACTGACCAAAATCGCCTGGGAGTATGACGTGCAGGTAATGATTGAAGGCCCGGGCCACGTGCCGATGCAGATGATCCGCCGCAACATGACCGAGGAGCTGGAACACTGCCACGAAGCGCCGTTCTACACCCTGGGGCCATTGACGACCGATATTGCGCCGGGCTATGACCACTTCACGTCAGGCATTGGGGCGGCAATGATCGGCTGGTTCGGCTGCGCCATGCTCTGCTACGTGACGCCGAAAGAGCACCTCGGCCTGCCTAACAAAGAGGACGTGAAGCAGGGGCTGATTACCTACAAGATTGCCGCCCACGCGGCGGATCTGGCGAAAGGCCACCCGGGTGCGCAAATCCGCGACAACGCCATGTCCAAAGCGCGCTTTGAATTCCGCTGGGAAGACCAGTTTAACCTGGCGCTCGATCCCTTCACCGCCCGCGCCTACCACGATGAAACCCTGCCGCAGGAATCGGGTAAGGTGGCGCACTTCTGCTCCATGTGCGGGCCGAAGTTCTGCTCGATGAAAATTAGCCAGGAGGTGCGCGACTACGCCGCCGCGCAGACCATTGAAGTCGGCATGGCGGACATGTCAGAAACCTTCCGCGCGAAAGGCGGCGAAATCTACCTCAAAAAAGAGGAGGCGTAA